One genomic segment of Sanyastnella coralliicola includes these proteins:
- the hemW gene encoding radical SAM family heme chaperone HemW has protein sequence MAGIYLHIPYCKQACHYCDFHFSTVMDTAEDMQRAMLKELRLRIDEAEGGINSIYFGGGTPSILSPNSIREFIDFVRSNASLNPDAEITLEANPDDLLPEKLAAWKEAGINRLSIGIQSFRDSDLKWMNRAHNAEEALRAVDRATNAGFHSLTVDLIYGVPLWKGKEWEENLNHLFSLDINHFSAYILTVEEGTAYGHQVRKGKAPIAPEVQLAHEYELLCSLAQKHGFSHYEISNFARNQHKAQHNSSYWEGTPYLGIGPGAHSFVNGQRRWNVSHNRKYINALLQDAPYFETEDLSPLDRYNESLMTGLRTARGINLEEMNTHFGTNPSMVEPKEWKQALERGQIIREENRFRVAEPFWMIADDLAARFFAV, from the coding sequence ATGGCGGGAATTTATCTGCACATACCGTACTGCAAACAAGCGTGTCACTACTGTGATTTCCATTTCAGCACTGTCATGGATACTGCTGAGGATATGCAGCGCGCTATGCTTAAGGAACTTCGCCTGCGCATAGATGAAGCCGAGGGCGGCATCAACAGCATTTACTTCGGAGGAGGAACACCAAGCATCTTGTCTCCAAACTCGATTCGGGAGTTCATCGACTTTGTCCGCTCGAACGCTTCCCTGAACCCTGACGCTGAAATTACCTTAGAGGCCAACCCTGACGACTTGCTTCCAGAGAAGTTGGCCGCGTGGAAAGAAGCAGGAATCAACCGCCTTTCTATCGGAATCCAGTCATTCCGCGATAGCGATTTGAAGTGGATGAACCGAGCGCACAATGCTGAAGAAGCCTTACGTGCTGTTGACCGTGCTACAAATGCCGGCTTTCATTCGCTCACCGTCGATTTGATCTATGGCGTTCCCTTGTGGAAAGGAAAAGAGTGGGAAGAAAACCTCAACCACCTGTTTAGCTTAGACATCAATCACTTCTCAGCCTACATTTTGACCGTAGAAGAAGGCACGGCCTACGGACATCAAGTGCGCAAGGGCAAGGCGCCCATCGCACCAGAAGTACAGTTGGCGCATGAATATGAACTACTCTGTTCACTCGCTCAAAAACATGGATTCTCGCATTACGAGATCTCGAACTTTGCTCGAAATCAGCATAAAGCTCAACACAACTCATCATACTGGGAAGGCACGCCCTACCTCGGAATTGGTCCTGGCGCTCACTCATTCGTGAATGGACAACGCCGATGGAACGTCAGTCACAACCGCAAGTATATCAATGCGCTCCTTCAAGACGCGCCGTACTTTGAAACCGAAGACCTCTCCCCTCTTGATCGATACAATGAGTCATTGATGACCGGTCTCAGAACAGCACGCGGCATCAACTTGGAAGAAATGAATACACACTTCGGAACGAACCCTTCAATGGTGGAACCCAAAGAGTGGAAACAGGCGCTAGAGCGAGGTCAAATAATTCGTGAAGAAAATCGCTTCCGTGTAGCGGAACCCTTTTGGATGATTGCTGATGATTTAGCCGCCCGTTTCTTCGCTGTCTAA
- a CDS encoding lamin tail domain-containing protein, with the protein MRLLITLLAMVSLSLNAQQEINLNTFATQGVDDTVVINEVDSDSPGTDVLEFIELYGPASFPLDGYVVVLYNGSSDQSYGSFDLDGMSLDENGFFVLGSAAVPNVDMIINDNTLQNGPDAIALYQANGDDFPTNTAITFDNLVDAVVYETNDSDDEGLLALLNEGEGQANESANSNSGGDAVARIPDGGAPFITSTYVAQEPTPGFTNELQCDGGSIGFEGIEESTTEICVDQEPSILEFNFMNTTPDADYYFVLADENNNIISILPGSSFDFLGQPEGVNHVWGLSAMGALDEETTGAGSPVEGLDAAMCAVLSTNFLTINKVNCIPPNCDGGTIFVNGSTEGVAICVNGFETVVQISQITDTEEQEYLYALTDFFGEIIEVFDFDEYDFGGFDPAVCLLYGVAYTGNLDTESIQPGEPVGQISSDDCVSISENAIEINKVLCSEDIGCSDLFFSEYIEGNSQNKALEIYNPTPFTIDLSAYSVSTYNDGSIVAVNTLNMSGMLEPGEVYVIGNSNANPQITAESDIFNNVTFFNGNDAIVLRNNGVEIDIIGIVGENPGKATPWEVDGGAGSLGEHTIVRYPTVTEGQTDWDIAQDEWQAYPQDTFGFLGDHTVVPCNYPEVPTLGFSTANINVVEGNSVTVTVNIAFPIAETDVQVVYAGGSATEEVDFENEMPVDMTFPEGEFESMSFTFNTIDDLELEGAEDIIIELQEVSEAEFLISSLIVTILPSDDIIPVYDITEVSGNSETLSADSLGVVCELRGISHGLNTNPDGVQFTLIDDTDGINVYHPENNFSYDVAEGDSLHIIGTIDQFSGLTQIVPDTIILIESGLDLYEPQLVDELNETTESNMIQLKCMEIVDPSEWTNSEPGFSVTVTDGSDEFELRIDADTDIFGTDVPEGVFSIFGIGGQFDSSEPFDDGYQILPRYLADLSTPVFASFDAPATAEVGEEISFANMSEGAANYLWDFGDDTTTQEEGPSHTYTVPGTYTITLTAFDSEGICQDQFTFVIEVGIDSVDELDALELIAYPNPTNGQMTVKANTSIDLIRVFDATGRVVVQEAGAGNMLVNLDLSQLAQGSYTMEVNAAEHRSVMRIMVK; encoded by the coding sequence ATGCGTTTGTTAATCACTCTCTTAGCGATGGTTTCGCTGTCACTCAACGCACAACAGGAGATCAATCTGAACACCTTTGCAACGCAAGGCGTTGATGACACCGTGGTGATCAATGAGGTTGACTCTGATAGTCCTGGTACTGATGTGTTAGAATTCATTGAACTGTATGGTCCAGCCAGCTTTCCTCTTGATGGATATGTGGTGGTACTGTACAACGGATCGAGCGATCAGAGCTACGGAAGCTTTGATCTTGATGGTATGTCTTTAGACGAAAACGGATTCTTTGTTTTGGGTTCTGCTGCAGTACCAAACGTTGACATGATTATCAACGACAACACGCTTCAGAATGGTCCGGATGCGATTGCCTTGTACCAAGCGAATGGCGATGACTTCCCAACGAACACCGCAATTACTTTCGACAACCTCGTTGACGCGGTGGTTTATGAAACCAACGATTCAGATGACGAAGGATTACTCGCACTATTGAATGAAGGCGAAGGTCAGGCGAATGAATCGGCGAACTCAAACTCAGGTGGCGATGCGGTTGCTCGAATCCCTGATGGTGGAGCGCCGTTCATTACAAGCACCTATGTAGCTCAGGAACCGACTCCTGGCTTTACCAACGAATTGCAATGTGACGGAGGAAGCATTGGCTTCGAAGGAATTGAAGAATCAACAACAGAAATCTGTGTTGATCAAGAACCATCTATTCTTGAGTTCAACTTCATGAACACCACGCCTGATGCAGATTACTACTTCGTCTTGGCGGATGAGAATAACAACATCATTTCTATCCTCCCTGGAAGCAGCTTTGATTTCCTTGGGCAGCCAGAAGGCGTAAATCACGTATGGGGTCTTTCAGCTATGGGAGCGCTTGATGAGGAAACAACAGGAGCTGGCTCTCCCGTTGAAGGGCTTGACGCGGCAATGTGTGCCGTTCTTTCAACCAACTTCTTGACCATTAACAAGGTGAACTGCATCCCACCAAACTGTGATGGAGGAACCATTTTCGTGAACGGTTCAACAGAAGGGGTGGCGATTTGTGTGAACGGATTCGAAACGGTTGTTCAGATTAGCCAGATTACTGACACCGAAGAGCAAGAGTACCTGTATGCACTCACAGATTTCTTCGGAGAGATCATAGAGGTATTTGATTTTGACGAGTACGATTTCGGAGGCTTTGACCCAGCGGTCTGCCTTCTTTACGGAGTGGCTTACACAGGAAACCTTGACACCGAGTCGATTCAACCCGGTGAGCCAGTAGGACAGATTTCTTCTGACGACTGTGTTTCAATTTCTGAAAACGCGATTGAGATCAACAAAGTGTTGTGCTCGGAAGACATTGGTTGTTCTGACCTATTCTTCTCAGAATACATTGAAGGAAACTCACAGAACAAGGCGCTTGAGATTTACAACCCAACACCTTTTACGATTGATTTGAGTGCTTACTCGGTATCAACCTATAATGACGGATCGATTGTGGCGGTAAACACCCTGAACATGTCAGGTATGCTCGAGCCAGGAGAGGTGTACGTTATCGGAAATTCAAATGCGAACCCACAGATTACTGCGGAGTCAGACATCTTCAACAACGTGACCTTCTTCAACGGAAACGATGCCATCGTGCTTCGCAACAACGGAGTAGAAATCGACATCATCGGAATCGTCGGAGAAAACCCAGGAAAGGCCACACCATGGGAAGTAGACGGTGGAGCAGGAAGCCTTGGAGAGCACACGATCGTTCGCTACCCAACGGTAACAGAAGGGCAAACAGATTGGGACATCGCTCAAGACGAGTGGCAAGCCTACCCACAAGACACTTTTGGGTTCTTGGGAGATCACACCGTGGTTCCATGTAACTACCCAGAAGTACCAACGCTAGGATTTAGCACGGCGAACATCAATGTGGTCGAAGGGAATTCAGTGACGGTCACTGTAAACATCGCCTTCCCGATTGCGGAAACAGACGTTCAGGTAGTATATGCTGGAGGTTCAGCGACAGAAGAAGTAGACTTCGAAAATGAGATGCCGGTGGATATGACCTTCCCAGAAGGTGAATTCGAAAGCATGAGCTTTACTTTCAACACGATTGACGACCTAGAATTAGAAGGGGCAGAAGACATCATTATTGAACTTCAGGAAGTCAGCGAAGCAGAGTTTTTGATTTCTTCTTTGATTGTAACGATCCTTCCTTCTGACGACATCATTCCAGTGTACGACATTACAGAGGTTTCAGGAAATAGTGAAACCTTATCTGCAGATTCTCTTGGTGTTGTTTGTGAACTTCGAGGCATCTCACATGGCCTGAACACCAATCCTGACGGGGTTCAGTTCACTTTGATTGATGACACGGATGGAATCAATGTGTACCACCCTGAAAACAATTTCTCGTACGATGTGGCAGAAGGTGACAGCCTACACATTATCGGAACCATTGATCAATTTAGCGGGTTAACGCAGATTGTTCCTGACACAATCATCCTCATTGAAAGCGGCTTGGATTTATACGAACCGCAACTCGTGGATGAGCTGAATGAAACGACAGAGTCAAACATGATCCAATTGAAGTGTATGGAGATTGTAGACCCTTCTGAATGGACGAATAGCGAACCAGGGTTTAGTGTAACTGTAACCGACGGTAGTGACGAGTTCGAACTCCGAATTGATGCGGATACAGACATCTTCGGTACTGATGTGCCGGAAGGGGTGTTCTCCATCTTTGGTATCGGCGGTCAGTTTGATTCAAGCGAACCGTTTGATGATGGTTACCAGATCTTACCACGTTACTTGGCAGATTTGAGTACGCCAGTATTCGCGTCATTCGACGCACCCGCAACGGCTGAGGTAGGAGAGGAGATCTCTTTCGCGAATATGAGCGAAGGAGCAGCGAACTACCTATGGGACTTCGGTGACGACACCACAACCCAGGAAGAAGGGCCGAGTCATACATATACGGTTCCTGGAACCTACACCATAACGTTGACCGCTTTCGATAGTGAAGGTATTTGTCAAGACCAATTCACCTTCGTGATTGAAGTAGGGATCGATAGTGTAGATGAACTCGACGCGTTGGAGTTGATCGCCTACCCGAACCCAACGAACGGACAAATGACCGTGAAAGCGAATACGAGCATTGACTTGATCCGTGTTTTTGACGCCACAGGTCGCGTAGTGGTGCAAGAAGCTGGAGCAGGCAACATGCTTGTGAATCTTGACCTAAGTCAACTAGCCCAAGGCAGCTACACCATGGAAGTGAACGCTGCTGAGCATAGATCGGTGATGCGCATCATGGTGAAGTAA
- a CDS encoding T9SS type A sorting domain-containing protein has product MKLFYTLLFAVLVVFAQAQCPDCMPDEMCVSEDAFPTICPLVLPDATAGSYYETVLTFYLPSEIVDPDTQLEAELNQVTITSVTGTPFGIEWQANSPDNTYFPSQGENYGCATICGTPLVPGEYLVNISVTVVVTAFGFEQEVQEGFALPLNVLPGEGGNTSFTYNDLFGCGSLDVAFEALIDGAPGVTTYDWDFGNGNIGNVATPPVQSYNDAGEYTVTLETTIEDYTLNSVVLSQLSSGWGGDVEELSEALFNPDPYFIIYDGNNAPVYTSSAIEDQGTGTWSNIGLILNNPPYSIAWFDQDSGGLFGSDDDALGSASFEIQTGDQAFNGGGNEGSINVSLEVTTVFSNEETVTVFPIPDPTFSILEDPATLDYDNEEFATFVWTLFGDTVQTGAQDSLVLSSPGIYQCEVTNIYGCSAWSEEYVQCPEISIVFDNGDSTLTVAGGFDSYTWFFNGLEVTGQEGPVLENAVPGNYGVTITTSYGCEVSAEVFTVPVSVIDLDMAKIKVWPNPAQDVLNLEVPAGIWDVQVFDNQGRVVRNAQINSTGLSVFNVSDLSDGHYLVRLAQDHSVLTARVLIQR; this is encoded by the coding sequence ATGAAGCTCTTCTATACCTTGCTATTCGCCGTTTTAGTGGTGTTTGCTCAAGCGCAGTGTCCTGATTGTATGCCTGATGAAATGTGTGTTTCTGAAGACGCGTTCCCAACGATTTGTCCTTTGGTATTACCTGACGCTACCGCGGGAAGCTATTACGAAACCGTATTGACCTTCTACCTGCCTTCAGAGATAGTAGATCCGGATACTCAATTAGAAGCTGAGCTCAACCAGGTGACCATCACCAGCGTAACGGGAACTCCTTTCGGTATCGAGTGGCAAGCCAACAGCCCTGACAACACTTATTTTCCTAGCCAAGGAGAGAACTACGGTTGTGCTACCATTTGCGGAACCCCATTGGTTCCGGGTGAATACCTGGTCAACATTTCTGTAACCGTTGTCGTGACAGCCTTCGGTTTCGAACAAGAAGTGCAAGAAGGCTTTGCGCTCCCGCTCAATGTGCTGCCTGGTGAAGGGGGCAATACCTCATTCACTTACAATGACCTCTTTGGCTGCGGTTCGCTAGATGTAGCGTTTGAAGCCTTGATTGACGGGGCTCCAGGAGTCACTACCTACGACTGGGATTTTGGAAACGGGAACATCGGAAATGTGGCTACACCTCCTGTGCAATCATACAATGATGCTGGTGAGTACACCGTGACTTTAGAAACGACGATCGAAGATTACACCCTGAATTCAGTGGTGTTGTCACAGCTTTCCAGTGGATGGGGAGGAGATGTTGAAGAACTCTCGGAAGCACTTTTCAATCCTGATCCCTACTTCATCATTTACGATGGAAACAACGCTCCGGTCTATACCTCGAGCGCCATTGAAGACCAAGGCACCGGCACCTGGAGTAATATTGGGTTGATCTTGAACAACCCTCCGTATTCCATCGCTTGGTTTGACCAAGACTCAGGCGGTCTATTTGGCTCTGATGATGATGCGCTGGGCTCAGCCTCTTTTGAAATTCAGACGGGCGATCAAGCCTTCAACGGCGGTGGAAATGAAGGTTCAATCAATGTTAGTTTAGAGGTGACTACTGTTTTCTCTAACGAGGAAACGGTCACTGTTTTCCCGATACCTGACCCTACATTCTCCATACTTGAAGACCCGGCAACACTTGACTACGACAACGAAGAGTTTGCCACATTCGTTTGGACCTTGTTCGGCGATACCGTTCAGACAGGTGCACAAGATTCGTTGGTTCTCAGCTCACCGGGTATCTATCAATGCGAGGTCACAAACATCTACGGATGTTCAGCCTGGTCTGAGGAATACGTACAGTGTCCTGAAATCTCAATTGTCTTTGACAATGGGGATTCAACCCTCACCGTGGCTGGTGGTTTCGATAGCTACACTTGGTTCTTTAACGGCCTCGAAGTAACAGGGCAGGAAGGACCAGTGCTCGAAAACGCAGTGCCTGGGAACTATGGTGTAACGATTACGACATCATACGGCTGTGAGGTGTCCGCAGAAGTATTTACCGTGCCGGTGAGCGTCATTGATCTCGACATGGCGAAGATCAAGGTTTGGCCAAACCCTGCGCAAGACGTGTTGAATCTAGAAGTGCCGGCCGGCATTTGGGACGTGCAAGTGTTTGATAATCAAGGACGTGTGGTGCGAAACGCGCAAATCAACTCAACAGGTCTGAGCGTGTTCAATGTTTCTGATTTGAGTGATGGTCACTACCTCGTTCGCCTTGCGCAAGACCACTCCGTTCTTACCGCCAGGGTGCTGATTCAGCGTTAA
- a CDS encoding DMT family transporter, whose amino-acid sequence MNSRTKNLLLMHVIVLIFGFTGILGKLISIDAVPLVFWRCAIAAAALGLFLGFNGNMRRYEPKVVLQMAGIGLVAAAHWITFFAAIKVSTVSVALATLASSALFVSIFDPLVTKRKLDYREIILGVLVIVGLIFIFSFETQYKLGILLALISAFLAGAFSTFNAIQIKHRDAVNISFYEMLSATIGVLIYLYATGGVNEELVELSREDWTWLLLLGTIATAFAFVISVEVMKVLSPFTVALTINLEPVYSILLALLIFGEEEKMTSGFYLGAIIILGSLFVDALMKRKGSEAKNDIGTLDSEETGG is encoded by the coding sequence ATGAATTCCCGCACGAAAAATCTGTTGTTGATGCACGTGATCGTGCTCATCTTCGGCTTCACTGGAATCTTAGGAAAGTTGATTTCGATTGATGCGGTGCCCTTGGTTTTTTGGCGATGCGCCATAGCTGCCGCCGCACTTGGATTGTTTCTCGGGTTCAATGGTAACATGAGGAGATACGAACCCAAAGTCGTTCTCCAAATGGCCGGTATTGGATTGGTGGCAGCTGCTCACTGGATTACGTTTTTCGCCGCGATCAAAGTCTCGACTGTATCGGTTGCATTAGCTACTTTGGCGTCTTCAGCGCTTTTTGTAAGCATCTTCGATCCCTTGGTCACCAAACGAAAACTTGACTACCGAGAGATTATTCTAGGGGTACTGGTGATTGTTGGTTTGATCTTCATCTTCAGCTTTGAAACGCAGTACAAGTTGGGGATTCTATTAGCACTGATAAGCGCATTTCTCGCGGGAGCATTTAGCACCTTCAACGCGATCCAAATCAAACATCGAGATGCGGTAAACATCAGTTTCTATGAGATGCTCTCGGCAACGATCGGTGTATTGATCTACTTATACGCCACCGGAGGAGTGAATGAGGAGCTCGTAGAATTGAGCCGTGAAGATTGGACATGGTTGCTTCTATTAGGAACCATTGCCACCGCGTTCGCCTTTGTGATCAGTGTTGAGGTGATGAAGGTGCTTTCACCGTTTACTGTAGCCCTCACGATTAATTTGGAACCCGTCTACAGCATCTTGCTTGCGCTGCTCATATTCGGTGAAGAAGAGAAAATGACTTCGGGGTTTTATCTCGGCGCCATTATCATTTTGGGCTCGCTATTCGTTGACGCACTCATGAAAAGAAAAGGGTCTGAGGCGAAGAATGACATTGGGACCTTAGACAGCGAAGAAACGGGCGGCTAA
- a CDS encoding DUF502 domain-containing protein, producing MLRRILGFFLNGIIFIVPIAITVFIIYRLFVFLDGLLPVEKQFPGSGLIILVAVVTLIGFLGSTFVATPIRNWFNSLIDRIPLVKTLYSSITDLLSAFVGQKKRFNQPVLVKLSRESELERIGFVTDEDLLLLDSPEGKVAVYFPHSYSYTGNVFIVPRSNITPIDKNSSEVMKYIVSGGVAEIDEEP from the coding sequence ATGCTGCGCAGAATACTCGGTTTCTTTCTGAACGGGATCATTTTCATTGTTCCCATCGCCATTACGGTGTTCATCATCTATCGACTTTTCGTTTTCCTTGATGGGCTTTTGCCTGTAGAAAAGCAGTTCCCTGGTTCTGGGTTAATCATTCTTGTAGCTGTTGTTACCCTGATTGGTTTCTTGGGATCAACCTTCGTTGCCACTCCGATTCGAAACTGGTTCAATTCCTTGATTGATCGGATTCCTTTGGTGAAGACCTTGTACTCTTCCATTACGGATTTACTATCGGCTTTTGTTGGCCAGAAGAAACGATTCAACCAGCCGGTTTTAGTCAAGCTTTCGAGGGAGTCAGAACTCGAACGCATCGGCTTTGTTACCGATGAAGACCTATTGCTTTTGGATAGCCCAGAAGGGAAAGTGGCGGTGTATTTCCCGCATTCCTATAGCTACACAGGCAATGTATTTATCGTTCCAAGATCCAACATTACACCGATCGACAAGAACTCATCTGAAGTAATGAAATACATCGTGTCAGGTGGAGTTGCTGAAATAGACGAAGAACCATGA
- a CDS encoding acetyl-CoA carboxylase biotin carboxyl carrier protein subunit, with the protein MSKVTVNGKDSWEFEQSATKLLIDGVTNDAVVEPISDTQLMVKPGGGARQFVIDIIEVDHEAKKAVLSIGSSRYEVDLKSELDQLLEKMGMGAGAGALQRKVKAPMPGLVIDVMVSPGQEVQKDEPILILEAMKMENVIKAPRDGAIKAVGVEKGAAIEKNALLIEFES; encoded by the coding sequence ATGTCGAAAGTCACAGTAAACGGAAAAGATAGTTGGGAATTCGAGCAGAGCGCTACGAAACTCCTTATCGACGGTGTAACCAACGACGCGGTGGTTGAGCCGATTTCTGACACGCAACTTATGGTGAAGCCAGGTGGTGGGGCACGTCAGTTCGTTATCGACATCATTGAAGTAGATCACGAAGCGAAGAAAGCAGTGTTGAGCATTGGGTCTAGTCGTTACGAAGTAGATCTAAAATCAGAGCTTGACCAACTTCTCGAGAAAATGGGAATGGGAGCAGGAGCCGGAGCATTGCAGCGTAAAGTGAAGGCACCAATGCCAGGACTAGTGATCGACGTGATGGTATCTCCAGGACAAGAAGTTCAGAAAGACGAGCCGATCTTGATTTTGGAAGCCATGAAGATGGAAAATGTCATCAAAGCACCACGTGACGGCGCCATCAAAGCCGTTGGCGTTGAGAAAGGTGCAGCCATCGAGAAAAACGCCCTTCTGATAGAATTCGAATCATAG
- a CDS encoding M1 family metallopeptidase, with protein sequence MIRIILPLSLCFLLAACGVIRETTAPEPIEIVLDEIEITPEKPRELRPTEKKVHDLLHTRLDVSFDWQNRYLNGVAELTLKPWFYPSDRLILDAKGMDINSVVLLDSVETPLTFEYDGLFLDISLARKYSRFEEYTLRIDYVAKPDEFEAQGSAAITDAKGLYFINPDSSEVDKPTQVWTQGQTESSSVWFPTIDTPAERMTQEIFMTVRKEFQTLSNGTLIYSNFNADNTRTDYWKMDLAHPPYLAMMAAGDFIIAHDSWEKANGAEIPVNYYVERDYANYAYNIFGNTPEMLTFYSDVLDYEYPWDKYSQIIVRDYVSGAMENTTSVIHGEFLNQTDRELLDYDYEDVIAHELFHHWFGDLVTCESWSHLPLNESFATYGEYLWAEYKNGVDEADFRGWQSERGYINEARTKRVPLIRFEYDDKEDMFDAHSYNKGGRILHMLRRTVGDSAFFKSLNVYLKENAFKDAEADKLRHAFEDVTGLDLNWFFDQWFYQAGHPELTYSYFYDDSLKQMQVVVEQTQNLDNNPLYSFPVQLDIYYGDDVVRHEIMVSQEEEVFRFDVSEEPSWIDVDANRALLCERDDRKPEDWWAKQFMKGGDFRHRLEVLEHIDKDPKQEHAMILEAALSDPHWYIRSKSMSLLSELDTISDMALKEIQLIAQNDPKTSTRSRAIRFLAEDAPELITEADLIAGIEKERSYFINAASLEALASVNMEKAVGYANDMAGSESSDVLEAIAEVYIASGEPSHQSFFELQIREKSPFMKYGLLQQYAAYLQTQNAETCRSALSLVEEVSADPGVWWVNVSNYRLLNAVIVHLESMSVEGVDNPVLEDARELHARLLENEENPSLQGVLSELE encoded by the coding sequence ATGATCAGAATTATCCTTCCCCTATCTCTGTGTTTCTTGCTGGCAGCCTGTGGTGTCATCCGTGAAACTACAGCTCCAGAACCCATTGAGATCGTTCTCGATGAAATAGAAATCACCCCTGAAAAGCCTCGTGAGCTTCGTCCAACCGAAAAGAAGGTGCACGACCTTCTTCACACACGTCTCGACGTTAGTTTCGATTGGCAAAACCGCTACCTAAACGGGGTGGCTGAGCTCACGCTGAAACCTTGGTTCTACCCTTCTGATCGCTTGATTCTCGATGCCAAAGGCATGGACATCAACAGCGTGGTTCTTCTAGATTCTGTGGAAACGCCTTTGACTTTTGAGTATGACGGTTTGTTCCTTGACATTTCGCTAGCGCGGAAATACAGTCGATTCGAAGAATACACCTTGCGCATTGATTACGTTGCTAAACCGGATGAATTCGAAGCGCAAGGAAGCGCAGCCATTACCGATGCGAAAGGGCTGTACTTCATCAACCCTGATAGCTCCGAAGTAGACAAGCCAACCCAAGTCTGGACCCAAGGGCAAACGGAGTCAAGTTCTGTATGGTTCCCCACCATTGATACCCCTGCGGAGCGCATGACACAAGAAATTTTCATGACTGTGCGCAAAGAGTTCCAAACGCTATCGAACGGGACGCTCATCTACAGCAACTTCAACGCCGACAACACGCGCACTGATTATTGGAAGATGGACCTCGCTCACCCTCCTTACCTTGCGATGATGGCAGCTGGAGATTTCATCATTGCGCATGACAGCTGGGAAAAGGCCAATGGCGCAGAAATCCCTGTGAATTACTATGTCGAGCGTGACTATGCTAATTACGCCTATAACATCTTCGGGAACACCCCAGAAATGCTGACGTTCTATAGCGATGTGCTCGATTACGAGTACCCTTGGGATAAATACTCTCAAATCATCGTGCGCGACTACGTTTCTGGTGCCATGGAGAACACCACCTCGGTGATTCACGGTGAGTTCCTAAATCAAACAGACCGCGAGCTGCTCGACTATGATTATGAAGACGTGATTGCACATGAGCTGTTCCACCATTGGTTCGGTGATCTTGTGACCTGTGAAAGCTGGTCACACCTTCCGCTGAACGAGTCATTCGCCACCTATGGTGAGTACCTATGGGCGGAATACAAAAACGGAGTAGACGAGGCTGACTTCCGCGGTTGGCAAAGTGAGCGTGGTTATATCAATGAAGCGCGTACGAAGCGCGTTCCACTCATTCGTTTTGAATATGACGATAAGGAGGATATGTTCGACGCGCACTCATACAATAAGGGAGGGCGCATCTTACATATGCTTCGTCGCACAGTGGGTGATTCCGCCTTCTTTAAGTCGCTCAATGTTTACCTCAAAGAGAACGCTTTCAAAGATGCCGAAGCCGACAAGCTGCGTCATGCATTTGAAGATGTTACCGGACTAGACCTCAACTGGTTCTTTGACCAGTGGTTCTACCAGGCAGGACACCCTGAATTGACTTACAGCTACTTCTACGATGACTCGCTCAAGCAAATGCAAGTGGTCGTGGAGCAGACTCAAAACCTAGATAACAATCCATTGTACAGCTTCCCTGTGCAATTGGACATCTACTACGGAGATGATGTTGTTCGTCATGAAATCATGGTCTCTCAAGAAGAAGAAGTTTTCCGATTTGACGTGAGCGAAGAGCCGAGTTGGATTGATGTTGACGCGAACCGCGCACTGCTTTGTGAAAGGGATGACCGCAAACCTGAAGACTGGTGGGCTAAACAATTCATGAAAGGAGGCGACTTCCGTCACCGCTTGGAAGTCTTGGAACACATTGATAAGGATCCAAAGCAAGAACACGCCATGATTCTGGAGGCCGCGCTAAGCGATCCTCATTGGTACATTCGATCGAAGAGCATGAGCCTTCTTTCAGAATTAGACACCATTTCGGATATGGCGTTGAAGGAAATTCAGTTGATTGCTCAAAACGATCCGAAAACGAGCACGCGATCACGTGCCATTCGCTTCTTAGCTGAAGATGCTCCTGAGCTTATCACAGAAGCTGACCTCATCGCGGGTATCGAGAAAGAGCGCAGTTACTTCATCAATGCAGCGTCCCTCGAGGCGTTGGCGAGTGTCAATATGGAAAAAGCCGTTGGCTATGCGAATGACATGGCTGGTTCTGAGTCTAGTGATGTTCTTGAGGCTATCGCCGAAGTGTATATTGCCTCTGGCGAACCTTCACACCAATCATTCTTTGAGCTGCAAATCAGAGAAAAGTCGCCGTTCATGAAGTACGGCTTACTACAGCAGTACGCCGCTTACCTACAAACCCAAAATGCCGAAACCTGTCGATCAGCCCTTTCATTGGTTGAAGAAGTTTCCGCGGACCCTGGTGTTTGGTGGGTCAATGTTTCAAACTACCGATTACTCAATGCAGTGATCGTCCATTTGGAATCAATGTCTGTGGAGGGCGTAGATAATCCCGTCTTGGAAGACGCTCGAGAACTGCATGCACGCCTGCTTGAAAACGAAGAAAACCCTTCACTTCAAGGGGTCTTGAGCGAATTAGAATAA